From a region of the Halomonas sp. HL-93 genome:
- a CDS encoding MBG domain-containing protein, whose product MNRIYRTVWNAARGQWQVAPENVKRHSKSSARRSHTVGAVASLAVGSILLLPLSALASSLPSGGEIRAGNGDIKQSGNEMRINQDSDRMAIDWDDFSVDEGSRVAFNQPGGDAAALNRVTGDQLSQIRGAIEANGQVFLVNPNGIVFGDTAQVDVGGLVASTLDISPDDFMAGDFTFEGDSSSAIINQGNIRAGDEGYVALIAAEIINEGNIKAPRGDVMMGAGSRVTLDMGGPIKIEVEEALLDTYIEQGGAIQADGGRVYLTAKAAGDLAASVINHTGTTQARTLAENEQGEIWLMGDMDNGETQVAGTLDASAPSSLNSSGGDGGFVETSAAKVSIMDEATVTTRADEGQTGEWLIDPYDFTIADSGGDLTGAALSSALGNNDVTIETTDSDVSCTNATCGSGNDSGNGDIFVDDTVTWDINTLTLSAYRNIEINREMTAASGGGLALAYGQGATDGIIDGTEATYAVNAPVNLPADGSFSTKLGSNGTRVDYTIITELGDAGSGTGTDLQGIKGDLSGDYVLGANIDAGGTSGWNGGEGFEPIGNDDNNFEGTFDGLGHTISDLTMARPLSYYQGLFGYISGAVIRNAGLEGGRVEGDLYVGGLVGLSDSNSTVSNSYVTSDVIGYGTVGGLVGRNQGSSLISNSYSAANVEGEGGDIGGLVGYNRDSTVGDSYATGSVKGGQSVGGLVGYNRDADVRNTYATGLVNEGNADDYVGGLIGLNDGGGVHDSFWDTETTGQSGSDGGTGLPTSEMRDAATYTDAGWSGDYWSFPQGGGSAVEGYEVGDGLPYLTGVTRKKDINSETLFEGGWGGLTAGEQSGADGSAYIITDWNQLQNINQVVDDGYDFVLANDLDSSSTGYADQVDSGGTLANAGEGWKPIGDSDNRFNGEFDGNDNIISDLVIDRPSSMYQGLFGRTDGATIRNVGLEGGSVQGYYFVGGLVGFSDANSTVSNSYTTVSVKGDNYVGGLVGKNEDSSSINNSYTTGSAKGNNYVGGLLGINNNSTVSNSYATGPVNNGASGTNVGGLVGNDTGSGVINSFWDTETTGQDSSAGGTGLSTAEMQNPFTFIDHGWDFADVWGKSRVGNNDGYMVFKAMDETAYNHYVRLDDTDISKTYGASDSNLDGIGLDGPGSDYVALQFNNAQDAGTYTYDESGVLIFQFNSGSEEDYYVDYGSGEITIDPRSLTVTAGDDSKTYDGQAYSGGGNGVSYDGFADGEDENDLGGSVSYTGNAQGATDAGSYAITPEGLSANNYDIDYVDGLLTIGKAEATVTANSDTVTYDGTEQNVTGFTASGLVNDEDEAVLENVTTSGGRGTNAGSYSHTADGTDQNYNLTFVDGTLTIDPRAITVAADDRNKTYGEDDPTLTWQVSDGSLVGDDTLTVDLTRETGEEVGNYDISATDLANGNYSITAQDGTFTIDPRAITVAADDRNKTYGEDDPTLTWQVSDGSLVGDDTLTVDLTREAGEDVGNYAISAADLANGNYAITAQDGTFTIDPRAITVAADDRNKTYGEDDPTLTWQVSDGNLVGDDTLTGDLTREDGEDVGNYAISAADLSNGNYAITAQDGTLTIDPRAITVAADDRNKTYGEDDPTLTWQVSDGNLVGDDTLTGDLTREAGEDVGNYAISAADLSNGNYVVTAQDGVLTIDPRAITVNADDQRKIYGMGDPELTWQVTEGNLIGDDTLSGDVTRATGESAGNYTISPTDLANSNYIVTSQNGTLTIDQGTNIDAAVNQALKYASPTDEEDRLRRANGLPQGLSPSMPPAGIEIVAGGINTSIDNE is encoded by the coding sequence ATGAATCGCATTTATCGCACCGTTTGGAACGCGGCCAGAGGCCAGTGGCAGGTCGCACCGGAAAACGTCAAGCGTCACAGCAAATCATCCGCCCGCCGCTCGCATACCGTGGGCGCCGTGGCGTCGCTCGCGGTTGGGAGCATTCTCCTCCTGCCCCTCAGTGCCTTGGCCAGTAGCCTCCCCTCGGGTGGCGAAATCCGTGCCGGTAACGGTGACATCAAACAATCCGGCAACGAGATGCGCATCAATCAAGACTCTGATCGCATGGCGATTGACTGGGACGACTTCTCGGTGGACGAAGGCAGCCGGGTTGCCTTTAACCAGCCCGGCGGCGACGCCGCTGCCCTGAACCGGGTGACGGGTGATCAGCTCTCGCAGATTCGCGGGGCTATCGAGGCCAACGGCCAGGTCTTTCTCGTCAACCCCAACGGCATCGTGTTTGGCGATACCGCCCAGGTGGATGTCGGCGGCCTGGTCGCCTCCACCCTGGACATTAGCCCCGACGATTTCATGGCGGGCGACTTCACCTTTGAGGGCGACAGCAGCAGCGCGATTATCAACCAGGGCAATATCCGCGCCGGTGACGAAGGCTACGTGGCGCTGATCGCCGCCGAGATTATCAATGAAGGAAACATTAAAGCACCCCGTGGCGATGTGATGATGGGCGCGGGCAGCCGTGTGACCCTGGACATGGGCGGCCCGATCAAGATCGAGGTCGAGGAAGCCCTGCTAGACACCTACATCGAGCAAGGCGGCGCGATTCAGGCCGACGGCGGCCGGGTCTACCTCACCGCCAAGGCGGCAGGCGACTTGGCCGCCAGCGTGATCAACCACACCGGCACCACCCAGGCCCGCACCCTTGCCGAAAACGAGCAGGGTGAGATCTGGTTGATGGGCGACATGGACAACGGCGAGACCCAGGTAGCCGGTACGCTGGATGCGTCGGCACCCTCTTCTCTCAACTCCAGTGGCGGCGATGGCGGCTTTGTAGAAACCAGCGCGGCCAAGGTCAGCATCATGGACGAAGCCACCGTCACCACTCGTGCGGATGAAGGTCAGACCGGCGAGTGGTTGATTGATCCTTATGATTTCACCATTGCAGATAGTGGCGGTGATCTCACCGGGGCAGCGCTCTCCAGCGCGCTGGGCAATAACGATGTCACCATTGAAACCACCGATTCAGACGTTAGCTGCACCAACGCAACCTGCGGCAGTGGTAATGACAGTGGCAATGGCGACATCTTCGTCGACGACACCGTCACCTGGGACATCAACACCCTCACCCTCTCGGCCTACCGGAACATAGAGATCAACCGGGAGATGACCGCCGCCAGCGGCGGCGGGTTGGCGCTGGCATATGGCCAGGGCGCCACCGACGGCATCATAGACGGCACCGAGGCCACCTATGCCGTCAACGCCCCCGTGAACCTGCCGGCCGACGGCAGCTTCTCCACAAAGCTTGGTAGCAATGGCACCAGGGTCGACTACACCATCATCACCGAGCTGGGGGACGCGGGCAGTGGCACCGGCACCGATCTTCAGGGCATAAAAGGTGATCTCTCTGGAGACTACGTTCTCGGCGCCAATATCGATGCCGGTGGCACGTCGGGCTGGAACGGTGGTGAAGGCTTCGAACCCATAGGCAATGACGATAATAACTTTGAAGGCACATTTGATGGCCTGGGCCATACCATCAGCGACCTGACGATGGCCCGCCCGCTTTCCTACTACCAGGGGCTGTTCGGCTACATAAGTGGTGCGGTTATCCGCAATGCCGGGCTCGAGGGCGGCCGTGTGGAGGGCGACTTATACGTCGGTGGGCTGGTGGGGCTTAGCGACTCCAATTCTACGGTCAGCAACAGCTACGTCACCAGCGATGTGATTGGTTACGGCACGGTTGGCGGTTTGGTGGGGAGAAATCAAGGTTCTTCTTTGATCAGTAATAGTTACTCTGCCGCAAACGTGGAGGGGGAAGGCGGCGACATTGGGGGATTGGTGGGATACAACCGCGATTCCACAGTCGGAGACAGCTACGCCACAGGCAGTGTGAAAGGCGGTCAAAGCGTTGGTGGTCTGGTGGGATACAACAGAGATGCCGATGTCCGTAACACCTATGCCACCGGTCTTGTGAACGAGGGCAACGCTGACGATTATGTGGGCGGGCTTATTGGGTTGAATGACGGTGGAGGTGTCCATGACTCCTTCTGGGACACCGAGACGACCGGGCAGAGCGGTAGCGATGGTGGCACAGGCTTGCCCACCAGCGAGATGCGAGACGCAGCTACCTATACAGATGCGGGGTGGAGCGGCGATTACTGGTCATTCCCCCAGGGTGGCGGCAGCGCTGTTGAAGGCTATGAAGTGGGTGACGGCCTGCCGTACCTGACCGGTGTCACACGCAAAAAAGATATCAATTCCGAGACCCTCTTCGAGGGCGGCTGGGGTGGCTTGACTGCGGGAGAGCAAAGCGGTGCCGATGGCTCGGCCTACATCATCACCGACTGGAACCAACTCCAGAATATCAACCAGGTCGTCGATGACGGCTATGACTTTGTGCTTGCCAATGATCTTGACAGCAGCTCAACGGGCTATGCCGATCAGGTCGATAGTGGCGGTACCCTGGCTAACGCCGGGGAGGGCTGGAAGCCGATTGGGGATAGTGACAACCGCTTTAACGGCGAGTTCGACGGCAATGACAACATCATCAGCGACCTGGTCATTGACCGCCCGAGCTCCATGTATCAAGGACTGTTCGGCCGTACAGATGGCGCAACTATCCGCAACGTCGGGTTGGAAGGCGGCAGCGTGCAGGGCTATTACTTCGTTGGTGGACTAGTGGGTTTCAGCGACGCCAACTCTACGGTTAGCAACAGCTATACCACCGTCAGTGTGAAGGGTGACAACTACGTTGGTGGTTTAGTGGGGAAGAACGAAGACTCCTCCTCGATCAACAACAGCTATACCACTGGTAGTGCGAAGGGTAATAACTACGTTGGCGGGCTGCTGGGAATAAACAACAACTCCACAGTTAGTAACAGCTACGCCACCGGGCCTGTCAATAATGGTGCGTCTGGTACCAATGTAGGGGGGCTCGTTGGCAACGATACCGGATCAGGTGTCATAAACTCTTTCTGGGACACAGAGACTACCGGGCAGGACAGCAGTGCTGGTGGTACAGGCCTGTCCACCGCCGAGATGCAGAACCCTTTTACTTTCATCGATCACGGATGGGACTTCGCTGATGTCTGGGGCAAATCCCGGGTGGGCAACAACGATGGCTATATGGTCTTCAAGGCCATGGACGAGACCGCTTACAACCATTACGTCCGTCTGGACGATACGGATATCAGCAAAACCTACGGAGCCAGCGACAGCAATCTGGATGGCATCGGTCTCGACGGGCCGGGTTCGGATTATGTAGCACTGCAGTTCAATAACGCCCAAGACGCCGGCACCTACACGTATGACGAGTCCGGTGTGCTTATCTTTCAGTTCAACAGTGGATCAGAGGAGGATTACTACGTTGACTACGGCAGTGGAGAAATCACCATTGATCCACGTTCCCTTACGGTAACCGCTGGTGATGACAGCAAGACCTACGATGGCCAGGCCTACAGCGGCGGCGGCAACGGCGTCAGCTATGATGGTTTCGCCGACGGCGAGGACGAAAATGATTTGGGCGGCAGTGTCAGTTACACCGGCAATGCACAAGGGGCGACAGACGCAGGGAGTTACGCGATTACGCCCGAAGGCCTGAGCGCTAACAACTATGACATCGACTATGTCGACGGCCTTCTTACCATAGGCAAGGCCGAAGCTACGGTTACTGCCAACAGCGATACCGTGACTTATGACGGCACCGAACAAAACGTCACTGGCTTTACGGCCAGTGGGTTGGTCAATGACGAGGATGAAGCTGTACTCGAAAATGTCACCACCTCAGGCGGTCGTGGCACCAATGCAGGCAGCTACAGCCACACTGCTGACGGTACAGATCAAAACTACAACCTAACCTTTGTCGACGGCACGCTGACCATCGACCCTCGCGCCATTACCGTGGCGGCCGATGACCGGAATAAAACCTACGGTGAGGATGACCCCACGCTAACCTGGCAAGTTTCCGATGGCAGCTTGGTAGGCGACGACACCCTCACTGTTGATCTAACCCGCGAAACCGGTGAAGAAGTCGGCAACTACGACATCAGCGCCACCGATCTGGCCAACGGCAACTATTCGATTACTGCCCAAGATGGCACCTTCACCATCGACCCCCGTGCGATTACCGTGGCAGCCGATGACCGGAACAAAACCTACGGTGAGGATGACCCCACGCTCACCTGGCAAGTTTCCGATGGCAGCTTGGTAGGCGACGACACCCTCACTGTTGATCTAACCCGCGAAGCCGGTGAAGACGTCGGCAACTACGCCATCAGCGCCGCCGACCTGGCCAACGGCAACTATGCGATTACTGCCCAAGATGGCACCTTCACCATCGACCCCCGTGCGATTACCGTGGCGGCCGATGACCGGAACAAAACCTACGGTGAGGATGACCCCACGCTCACCTGGCAAGTTTCCGATGGCAACCTAGTGGGCGACGACACCCTCACTGGCGATCTAACTCGCGAAGACGGTGAGGACGTCGGCAACTACGCCATCAGCGCCGCCGATCTTTCCAACGGCAACTATGCGATTACCGCCCAGGATGGCACCCTCACCATCGACCCACGCGCGATTACCGTGGCGGCCGATGACCGGAATAAAACCTACGGTGAGGATGACCCCACGCTCACCTGGCAAGTTTCCGATGGCAACCTAGTGGGCGACGACACCCTCACTGGCGATCTAACCCGCGAAGCAGGTGAAGACGTTGGCAACTACGCCATCAGCGCCGCCGATCTTTCCAACGGTAACTACGTGGTTACCGCTCAGGACGGCGTTCTCACCATCGACCCACGCGCGATTACCGTCAACGCCGATGACCAGCGAAAAATCTACGGCATGGGTGATCCTGAACTAACCTGGCAAGTCACAGAAGGAAACCTGATCGGTGATGACACACTTTCTGGTGATGTCACCCGCGCGACAGGGGAAAGTGCTGGTAACTACACCATCAGCCCGACGGACTTAGCCAACAGCAACTACATCGTTACTTCCCAGAACGGCACTCTCACTATCGATCAAGGGACCAATATCGACGCGGCCGTCAATCAGGCGCTTAAATACGCATCTCCTACTGACGAAGAAGACCGACTGAGGCGTGCCAACGGGTTACCGCAGGGGCTCTCACCCTCCATGCCGCCTGCAGGTATAGAGATAGTGGCGGGCGGGATCAATACTTCCATTGATAACGAATAG